In one window of Henckelia pumila isolate YLH828 chromosome 1, ASM3356847v2, whole genome shotgun sequence DNA:
- the LOC140874740 gene encoding uncharacterized protein isoform X1 encodes MLSVHFTTGFHEKGLLKMADMFEDEADTEPTISIGDYLKAVEEEELEVDLVLGGDEGKECTYGKGYMKRQAIFSCLTCTPDGNAGVCTACSLSCHDGHEIVELWTKRNFRCDCGNSKFGEFFCKLLANKEVENSENMYNHNFKGIYCTCNLPYPDPNAEEQVEMIQCCICEDWFHEEHIFLQDLDKIPKDDDGEPQYEDFICQGCAVVCSFLTCYPQTLSAPYPSKSLKEKAVLETAPTVITSNELDNGSSSLGYAVNNVNSDNVNSDTAPVEANTGDAVNGQDTKCVLEIDLVENSPSLDKSKAMFLSKGWRDIICKCKKCADFYAKRGVGFLLDKEDSIAEYESMGKKKRDENLQKQEGVEKKLLDDLGHVEKMELLSGIADMKNEFRAFLESSDPSKAVTPADIKQVFENLAKKRKRMP; translated from the exons ATGCTCTCCGTGCATTTCACTACTGGATTTCACGAGAAA GGTTTGCTGAAAATGGCTGACATGTTTGAAGATGAAGCCGATACTGAGCCCACGATTTCAATCGGAGACTACCTCAAGGCCGTCGAAGAAGAAGAGCTG GAAGTAGATTTGGTCCTGGGAGGTGATGAAGGCAAGGAGTGCACCTATGGTAAAGGTTATATGAAGAGGCAGGCAATTTTCTCATGTTTGACCTGCACACCAGATGGAAATGCTGGAGTGTGTACAGCCTGTAGCTTGTCATGCCATGATGGCCATGAG ATCGTGGAACTGTGGACAAAAAGGAATTTTAGGTGTGATTgtggaaattcaaaatttggggAGTTCTTCTGCAAGCTTTTAGCGAACAAAGAGGTGGAAAATTCAGAGAACATGTACAATCATAACTTCAAAGGCATTTACTGCACATGTAATCTGCCCTACCCCGATCCAAATGCTGAAGAACAAGTAGAGATGATTCAATGCTGTATCTGCGAGGATTGGTTTCATGAGGAGCATATTTTTCTTCAAGACCTCGATAAG ATCCCAAAAGACGATGACGGCGAGCCTCAATATGAGGATTTCATCTGTCAGGGGTGTGCTGTTGTTTGCTCTTTTTTGACGTGCTATCCCCAAACTCTTTCAGCACCATATCCCTCAAAATCTTTGAAGGAAAAGGCAGTTCTGGAAACCGCTCCTACTGTCATTACATCCAATGAGCTTGATAATGGAAGTTCTTCCCTTGGCTATGCCGTAAATAATGTTAATTCTGATAATGTTAATTCTGATACTGCACCTGTAGAAGCTAATACAGGAGATGCAGTTAATGGTCAGGATACGAAATGTGTTCTTGAAATAGACCTGGTTGAAAATTCACCATCACTTGACAAAAGCAAGGCTATGTTTCTATCCAAAGGCTGGAGAGACATCATCTGCAAATGTAAAAAATGTGCAGACTTCTATGCCAAGAGGGGAGTTGGTTTCTTGCTTGACAAAGAGGACTCAATTGCTGAGTATGAGAGCATGGGGAAAAAGAAACGAGATGAAAATTTACAGAAACAGGAGGGTGTTGAAAAGAAACTTCTCGATGATCTTGGTCATGTGGAGAAAATGGAGCTATTAAGTGGTATTGCTGACATGAAGAATGAGTTTCGAGCCTTCCTG
- the LOC140874740 gene encoding uncharacterized protein isoform X2, producing MADMFEDEADTEPTISIGDYLKAVEEEELEVDLVLGGDEGKECTYGKGYMKRQAIFSCLTCTPDGNAGVCTACSLSCHDGHEIVELWTKRNFRCDCGNSKFGEFFCKLLANKEVENSENMYNHNFKGIYCTCNLPYPDPNAEEQVEMIQCCICEDWFHEEHIFLQDLDKIPKDDDGEPQYEDFICQGCAVVCSFLTCYPQTLSAPYPSKSLKEKAVLETAPTVITSNELDNGSSSLGYAVNNVNSDNVNSDTAPVEANTGDAVNGQDTKCVLEIDLVENSPSLDKSKAMFLSKGWRDIICKCKKCADFYAKRGVGFLLDKEDSIAEYESMGKKKRDENLQKQEGVEKKLLDDLGHVEKMELLSGIADMKNEFRAFLESSDPSKAVTPADIKQVFENLAKKRKRMP from the exons ATGGCTGACATGTTTGAAGATGAAGCCGATACTGAGCCCACGATTTCAATCGGAGACTACCTCAAGGCCGTCGAAGAAGAAGAGCTG GAAGTAGATTTGGTCCTGGGAGGTGATGAAGGCAAGGAGTGCACCTATGGTAAAGGTTATATGAAGAGGCAGGCAATTTTCTCATGTTTGACCTGCACACCAGATGGAAATGCTGGAGTGTGTACAGCCTGTAGCTTGTCATGCCATGATGGCCATGAG ATCGTGGAACTGTGGACAAAAAGGAATTTTAGGTGTGATTgtggaaattcaaaatttggggAGTTCTTCTGCAAGCTTTTAGCGAACAAAGAGGTGGAAAATTCAGAGAACATGTACAATCATAACTTCAAAGGCATTTACTGCACATGTAATCTGCCCTACCCCGATCCAAATGCTGAAGAACAAGTAGAGATGATTCAATGCTGTATCTGCGAGGATTGGTTTCATGAGGAGCATATTTTTCTTCAAGACCTCGATAAG ATCCCAAAAGACGATGACGGCGAGCCTCAATATGAGGATTTCATCTGTCAGGGGTGTGCTGTTGTTTGCTCTTTTTTGACGTGCTATCCCCAAACTCTTTCAGCACCATATCCCTCAAAATCTTTGAAGGAAAAGGCAGTTCTGGAAACCGCTCCTACTGTCATTACATCCAATGAGCTTGATAATGGAAGTTCTTCCCTTGGCTATGCCGTAAATAATGTTAATTCTGATAATGTTAATTCTGATACTGCACCTGTAGAAGCTAATACAGGAGATGCAGTTAATGGTCAGGATACGAAATGTGTTCTTGAAATAGACCTGGTTGAAAATTCACCATCACTTGACAAAAGCAAGGCTATGTTTCTATCCAAAGGCTGGAGAGACATCATCTGCAAATGTAAAAAATGTGCAGACTTCTATGCCAAGAGGGGAGTTGGTTTCTTGCTTGACAAAGAGGACTCAATTGCTGAGTATGAGAGCATGGGGAAAAAGAAACGAGATGAAAATTTACAGAAACAGGAGGGTGTTGAAAAGAAACTTCTCGATGATCTTGGTCATGTGGAGAAAATGGAGCTATTAAGTGGTATTGCTGACATGAAGAATGAGTTTCGAGCCTTCCTG